GCTTGAAAGGTCAATAAAGCTAAGTGTAGTACAATAAGAAATGAAAGGAAGTGTAGAGAGGGAAGTGAGGCCATGGTTAATTTTTGTGTATGATACAAATAAAAGGCAAAAAGAAGCTAATTATATACGACATAAAAAGGTGGCACACACGATCTATAGCCTAAATTTTATTATGGTTGATTTAGTTGTTTGGTAGGATTTCGGTGGTAGAAGCAATAACGTGGTTGCACGAGGTATACTTATATTATATATAACATCTAGTTAAGTCAACCAACTTAATCCTTTATTTATTTGCAGATATATAGTTGACATCCCTCCCTGAAATATATCATAAAATACTTGAAAGTGAACATATTATAGGGAGGGTAGAATGTCATTGCAAATGAAGATAATAAAATATTTGACAAATTTGTATGTGATAATTAAGCAACTGGAACAAGAGCTTTCAGTATACAAGCTAGCTGGTAAACAATTAATCATTTTGAAGGTTCAGTAGCAAAGCTAAAAATTGCCATGTGAcataatttcttctttttcttttttttttaatttttatttttataaaatttttaaatagaaaataatttatcatattaaaattaatttcttatataaatatttttaaatttcaaatagtaaatttttatctcatatttttaaaaattttaaaatttttgagactacaaTGCAATATAAAATTCTGCTCatcttatattatataaaaattaattttattatataatttttttcattaacAAAGAGTGTGAATTCCACCTAAATTGAGTAACTGATTTTTGGCTTCTACGAGTGTTTGGTGTAGTGCACTGTATAATTTGCCAAAATGAAAAAATTCTTAATAATATAAGGTGAAGCGGTAATTTTTCTTCATGGAGCAGTTGTACCAAGTGAaaagaagaaattaaaggaaGAGGGCCAGTTCTTGATAAGTTCAATGTGTCCTGTTGCCTTGAGTTGCATATATGTAAGGAGAAATTCTCTGATTCGCCATTTGTTTTTCTCGCTTCTTTTCTTTACGATCCCACTTCTTTTAACTTAATTGGGATCACAACATCAACACCTAAATGTGCTTTTTAAGTGTAATCAATTTAATGTGAAACATTTATAAATAGACTGATGCAACTTATGTAATTAACATgaagtataattaataaaatcaagAATTGAGTACACATATATATACTCCACTTCCTTTTTTTTGGTTGATAAGCTATATCTTATTACATGAATAAACATATATAAAGAATAAATATACAGGAGCTTGAAGCCTATCATCATATGATGAAGCTTCGCTCTTATTCTTCACAAGGCTAGCGCCAGCCGCTAATTAATTATAATCACATATATTTAGTTTACGGTTCCCAGCCCAAATGCTTGTGTGGTCCAACTATAATAAACGGGTTGATTTCTCTACGCATAACTGCACATCCCATACACACATGCACCCCCTTTCTTGCACTTGTTGTTGCAACCCCCACAGTGCTTCTTGTTGGACATTGGATTCACACACACTCCTTTGCAGCAAATCTCTGGGTACTTGCACTTCTTCCCACACTTTCCGCAGTTAAGCTTGTCTGTCTTCACATTCACACATTTCTTCTTGCAGCAGTCTGGCCCTGGGCTGCCCTTGACACGACAAATCCTTGGGTACTTGTCACACGTCATCGCTGCTGctctggttttctgggcaagaaaCCGCATTGTTCCTCGCAAAGAAGACGTCGTTTTTTCTTG
The Hevea brasiliensis isolate MT/VB/25A 57/8 chromosome 18, ASM3005281v1, whole genome shotgun sequence genome window above contains:
- the LOC110670581 gene encoding stigma-specific STIG1-like protein 1, giving the protein MGSLKILFLLAMLAAFAASSALSTAPSEESFVDDNDDAAEEVSDIPWPESQEKTTSSLRGTMRFLAQKTRAAAMTCDKYPRICRVKGSPGPDCCKKKCVNVKTDKLNCGKCGKKCKYPEICCKGVCVNPMSNKKHCGGCNNKCKKGGACVYGMCSYA